One window from the genome of Rhinolophus ferrumequinum isolate MPI-CBG mRhiFer1 chromosome 10, mRhiFer1_v1.p, whole genome shotgun sequence encodes:
- the MDM1 gene encoding nuclear protein MDM1 isoform X3, with protein MPVRFKGLSEYQRNFLWKKSYLSESCNSSVGRRYPWAGLRSDQLGITKEPSFISKRRVPYHDPQISKSLEWNGAISENDVVISPEPKAPETPESQEAEQTDVNQERVLALEATRVPKRTRSNSADSRAEGASDIVENNKDVIANHIPVNENGELEHSTKLLSENVDNRLDRLLQKKAGLTVVPSHNVLRNSEYQRQFVWKTPKETAPVFAANQVFHNKSKFVPQFKGNSIIHETEYKRNFKGLSPVKEPKLRNDLKENGHFETVSPEKKCNSTDDPLKIEAKMESKELNQPKKKLIPWRHQRLGKVNSEYRAKFLSPAQYLYKAGAWTRVKENIPNQGSVNAMWYAEVKELREMAEFYRKRLQGTHFSRDHLNQILSDNNRCWDVSSTTSSEGTISSNIRALDLAGSDSSSVSSVKGGRLPTPKLRELGGIQRTHHDLTTPAVGGAVLVSPKVKPPAPEQRKRMPSQDVLETSKGDFKKKEGRAVALLTSPAAGIKTLDPLPLREDSDINISRFAEANPGSKSPEHPANTPGQSPSPPSAPSYWHPSRRIQGSLKDPEFQHNVGKAKKNNFQLPQHEGFHDEDVDRLSEISARSAASSLQAFQTLARAQKRKENFWGKT; from the exons ATGCCGGTGCGCTTCAAG GGGCTGAGTGAATACCAGAGGAACTTTCTGTGGAAAAAGTCCTATTTGTCAGAGTCCTGTAATTCCTCAGTGGGGCGAAGGTACCCATGGGCTGGACTTAGATCAGATCAATTAG GAATCACGAAAGAGCcaagttttatttcaaaaagaagagTCCCTTACCATGATCCACAGATTTCAAAATCTCTTGAGTGGAATGGAGCTATCTCAGAGAATGATGTGGTTATATCACCAGAACCCAAAGCCCCAGAAACACCAGAATCACAAGAGGCAGAACAAACAGATGTTAACCAAGAAAGAGTTCTTGCACTAGAAGCCACCAGGGTTCCCAAGAGAACCAGATCTAACTCTGCAGACTCCAGAGCTGAAGGGGCTTCAGATATTGTGGAAAATAATAAGGATGTAATAGCAAACCATATACCAGTTAATGAAAATGGCGAACTGGAACATTCTACCAAGCTTCTCTCAGAAAACGTAGATAACAGG ttGGATAGACTTCTGCAGAAGAAAGCTGGATTGACTGTTGTTCCTTCACATAATGTCTTGAGAAATTCTGAATATCAAAGACAGTTTGTTTGGAAAACCCCTAAAGAAACTGCTCCAGTTTTTGCAGCCAATCAG gttTTCCACAATAAAAGCAAATTTGTTCCACAATTCAAAGGTAACTCAATCATCCATGAAACTGAATACAAAAGAAATTTCAAGGGTTTATCTCCAGTGAAAGAACCAAAATTAAGAAATGATTTGAAAGAGAACGGACATTTTGAAACAGTATCTCCTGAAAAGAAG tgtaATAGTACAGACGATcctttaaaaatagaagcaaagatGGAATCAAAAGAGTTAAACCAGCCTAAAAAGAAGCTCATTCCGTGGAGACATCAAAGGCTTGG gAAGGTGAATTCTGAATATAGAGCAAAATTTCTGAGCCCAGCTCAGTATTTATATAAAGCTGGGGCTTGGACACGTGTGAAGGAAAACATACCAAATCAG GGTTCTGTAAATGCCATGTGGTATGCGGAG GTTAAAGAACTCCGAGAGATGGCTGAATTTTATAGGAAACGACTACAGGGAACACATTTTTCTCGGGACCATCTGAACCAGATTCTGTCTGATAACAACCGCTGTTGGGATGTCTCCTCAACCACGAGCTCAGAAGGAACCATTAGTAGTAACATTAGAGCATTAGATCTTGCTGG GTCAGATTCTTCTTCTGTATCCTCAGTAAAAGGAGGCAGGCTTCCTACTCCTAAACTGAGAGAACTTGGTGGAATCCAAAGGACTCATCATGATCTTACCACTCCAGCTGTTG GTGGTGCTGTTTTGGTGTCTCCTAAAGTGAAGCCTCCAGCTCCGGAACAGAGGAAAAGAATGCCCTCTCAAGATGTCTTAGAAACTTCGAAGGGTGATTTTAAGaag aaagaagGTCGTGCAGTAGCCCTCCTGACTTCTCCAGCTGCTGGTATAAAAACACTTGATCCCCTGCCTTTGAGAGAAGATTCTGATATCAATATCTCCAGATTTGCTGAGGCAAATCCAGGTTCAAAAAGTCCAGAACATCCAGCAAACACACCGGGGCAGTCTCCTTCTCCACCCTCTGCTCCATCCTACTGGCATCCCTCTCGTCGGATTCAGGGCTCTCTGAAAGACCCAGAATTTCAGCATAATG tgggaaaagcaaagaagaacAATTTCCAGTTACCTCAGCATGAAGGCTTTCATGATGAAG ATGTGGACAGATTATCTGAGATTTCGGCTCGCTCTGCAGCTTCAAGTCTCCAGGCTTTTCAAACTCTGGCACGAGctcagaaaaggaaggagaatttCTGGGGCAAAACATAA
- the MDM1 gene encoding nuclear protein MDM1 isoform X2: MRGLSEYQRNFLWKKSYLSESCNSSVGRRYPWAGLRSDQLGITKEPSFISKRRVPYHDPQISKSLEWNGAISENDVVISPEPKAPETPESQEAEQTDVNQERVLALEATRVPKRTRSNSADSRAEGASDIVENNKDVIANHIPVNENGELEHSTKLLSENVDNRLDRLLQKKAGLTVVPSHNVLRNSEYQRQFVWKTPKETAPVFAANQVFHNKSKFVPQFKGNSIIHETEYKRNFKGLSPVKEPKLRNDLKENGHFETVSPEKKCNSTDDPLKIEAKMESKELNQPKKKLIPWRHQRLGKVNSEYRAKFLSPAQYLYKAGAWTRVKENIPNQGSVNAMWYAEVKELREMAEFYRKRLQGTHFSRDHLNQILSDNNRCWDVSSTTSSEGTISSNIRALDLAGDPISHKTLQKCPSTKLEEKRPVLEEQPQKNTMEELGVSGAPTIPVRRRLAWDAENTNEDIQKPRRKEQEERERDKQVYMGELDKLEVHEKSKADKKEEGSDSSSVSSVKGGRLPTPKLRELGGIQRTHHDLTTPAVGGAVLVSPKVKPPAPEQRKRMPSQDVLETSKGDFKKKEGRAVALLTSPAAGIKTLDPLPLREDSDINISRFAEANPGSKSPEHPANTPGQSPSPPSAPSYWHPSRRIQGSLKDPEFQHNVGKAKKNNFQLPQHEGFHDEDVDRLSEISARSAASSLQAFQTLARAQKRKENFWGKT, translated from the exons ATGAGG GGGCTGAGTGAATACCAGAGGAACTTTCTGTGGAAAAAGTCCTATTTGTCAGAGTCCTGTAATTCCTCAGTGGGGCGAAGGTACCCATGGGCTGGACTTAGATCAGATCAATTAG GAATCACGAAAGAGCcaagttttatttcaaaaagaagagTCCCTTACCATGATCCACAGATTTCAAAATCTCTTGAGTGGAATGGAGCTATCTCAGAGAATGATGTGGTTATATCACCAGAACCCAAAGCCCCAGAAACACCAGAATCACAAGAGGCAGAACAAACAGATGTTAACCAAGAAAGAGTTCTTGCACTAGAAGCCACCAGGGTTCCCAAGAGAACCAGATCTAACTCTGCAGACTCCAGAGCTGAAGGGGCTTCAGATATTGTGGAAAATAATAAGGATGTAATAGCAAACCATATACCAGTTAATGAAAATGGCGAACTGGAACATTCTACCAAGCTTCTCTCAGAAAACGTAGATAACAGG ttGGATAGACTTCTGCAGAAGAAAGCTGGATTGACTGTTGTTCCTTCACATAATGTCTTGAGAAATTCTGAATATCAAAGACAGTTTGTTTGGAAAACCCCTAAAGAAACTGCTCCAGTTTTTGCAGCCAATCAG gttTTCCACAATAAAAGCAAATTTGTTCCACAATTCAAAGGTAACTCAATCATCCATGAAACTGAATACAAAAGAAATTTCAAGGGTTTATCTCCAGTGAAAGAACCAAAATTAAGAAATGATTTGAAAGAGAACGGACATTTTGAAACAGTATCTCCTGAAAAGAAG tgtaATAGTACAGACGATcctttaaaaatagaagcaaagatGGAATCAAAAGAGTTAAACCAGCCTAAAAAGAAGCTCATTCCGTGGAGACATCAAAGGCTTGG gAAGGTGAATTCTGAATATAGAGCAAAATTTCTGAGCCCAGCTCAGTATTTATATAAAGCTGGGGCTTGGACACGTGTGAAGGAAAACATACCAAATCAG GGTTCTGTAAATGCCATGTGGTATGCGGAG GTTAAAGAACTCCGAGAGATGGCTGAATTTTATAGGAAACGACTACAGGGAACACATTTTTCTCGGGACCATCTGAACCAGATTCTGTCTGATAACAACCGCTGTTGGGATGTCTCCTCAACCACGAGCTCAGAAGGAACCATTAGTAGTAACATTAGAGCATTAGATCTTGCTGG AGATCCTATAAGCCATAAGACTTTGCAGAAATGTCCTTCTacaaaactagaagaaaaaagaCCTGTCTTGGAAGAACAGCCCCAGAAAAATACCATGGAGGAATTGGGTGTGTCAGGTGCTCCCACCATACCTGTTAGAAGGCGTCTGGCTTGGGATGCAGAGAACACCAATGAAGACATACAGAAACCGCGGAGAAAGgaacaggaggaaagggaaagggacaAGCAGGTTTATATGGGAGAGTTAGACAAGTTGGAAGTACATGAAAAATCTAAGGCAGACAAGAAAGAAGAAGG GTCAGATTCTTCTTCTGTATCCTCAGTAAAAGGAGGCAGGCTTCCTACTCCTAAACTGAGAGAACTTGGTGGAATCCAAAGGACTCATCATGATCTTACCACTCCAGCTGTTG GTGGTGCTGTTTTGGTGTCTCCTAAAGTGAAGCCTCCAGCTCCGGAACAGAGGAAAAGAATGCCCTCTCAAGATGTCTTAGAAACTTCGAAGGGTGATTTTAAGaag aaagaagGTCGTGCAGTAGCCCTCCTGACTTCTCCAGCTGCTGGTATAAAAACACTTGATCCCCTGCCTTTGAGAGAAGATTCTGATATCAATATCTCCAGATTTGCTGAGGCAAATCCAGGTTCAAAAAGTCCAGAACATCCAGCAAACACACCGGGGCAGTCTCCTTCTCCACCCTCTGCTCCATCCTACTGGCATCCCTCTCGTCGGATTCAGGGCTCTCTGAAAGACCCAGAATTTCAGCATAATG tgggaaaagcaaagaagaacAATTTCCAGTTACCTCAGCATGAAGGCTTTCATGATGAAG ATGTGGACAGATTATCTGAGATTTCGGCTCGCTCTGCAGCTTCAAGTCTCCAGGCTTTTCAAACTCTGGCACGAGctcagaaaaggaaggagaatttCTGGGGCAAAACATAA
- the MDM1 gene encoding nuclear protein MDM1 isoform X1, translated as MPVRFKGLSEYQRNFLWKKSYLSESCNSSVGRRYPWAGLRSDQLGITKEPSFISKRRVPYHDPQISKSLEWNGAISENDVVISPEPKAPETPESQEAEQTDVNQERVLALEATRVPKRTRSNSADSRAEGASDIVENNKDVIANHIPVNENGELEHSTKLLSENVDNRLDRLLQKKAGLTVVPSHNVLRNSEYQRQFVWKTPKETAPVFAANQVFHNKSKFVPQFKGNSIIHETEYKRNFKGLSPVKEPKLRNDLKENGHFETVSPEKKCNSTDDPLKIEAKMESKELNQPKKKLIPWRHQRLGKVNSEYRAKFLSPAQYLYKAGAWTRVKENIPNQGSVNAMWYAEVKELREMAEFYRKRLQGTHFSRDHLNQILSDNNRCWDVSSTTSSEGTISSNIRALDLAGDPISHKTLQKCPSTKLEEKRPVLEEQPQKNTMEELGVSGAPTIPVRRRLAWDAENTNEDIQKPRRKEQEERERDKQVYMGELDKLEVHEKSKADKKEEGSDSSSVSSVKGGRLPTPKLRELGGIQRTHHDLTTPAVGGAVLVSPKVKPPAPEQRKRMPSQDVLETSKGDFKKKEGRAVALLTSPAAGIKTLDPLPLREDSDINISRFAEANPGSKSPEHPANTPGQSPSPPSAPSYWHPSRRIQGSLKDPEFQHNVGKAKKNNFQLPQHEGFHDEDVDRLSEISARSAASSLQAFQTLARAQKRKENFWGKT; from the exons ATGCCGGTGCGCTTCAAG GGGCTGAGTGAATACCAGAGGAACTTTCTGTGGAAAAAGTCCTATTTGTCAGAGTCCTGTAATTCCTCAGTGGGGCGAAGGTACCCATGGGCTGGACTTAGATCAGATCAATTAG GAATCACGAAAGAGCcaagttttatttcaaaaagaagagTCCCTTACCATGATCCACAGATTTCAAAATCTCTTGAGTGGAATGGAGCTATCTCAGAGAATGATGTGGTTATATCACCAGAACCCAAAGCCCCAGAAACACCAGAATCACAAGAGGCAGAACAAACAGATGTTAACCAAGAAAGAGTTCTTGCACTAGAAGCCACCAGGGTTCCCAAGAGAACCAGATCTAACTCTGCAGACTCCAGAGCTGAAGGGGCTTCAGATATTGTGGAAAATAATAAGGATGTAATAGCAAACCATATACCAGTTAATGAAAATGGCGAACTGGAACATTCTACCAAGCTTCTCTCAGAAAACGTAGATAACAGG ttGGATAGACTTCTGCAGAAGAAAGCTGGATTGACTGTTGTTCCTTCACATAATGTCTTGAGAAATTCTGAATATCAAAGACAGTTTGTTTGGAAAACCCCTAAAGAAACTGCTCCAGTTTTTGCAGCCAATCAG gttTTCCACAATAAAAGCAAATTTGTTCCACAATTCAAAGGTAACTCAATCATCCATGAAACTGAATACAAAAGAAATTTCAAGGGTTTATCTCCAGTGAAAGAACCAAAATTAAGAAATGATTTGAAAGAGAACGGACATTTTGAAACAGTATCTCCTGAAAAGAAG tgtaATAGTACAGACGATcctttaaaaatagaagcaaagatGGAATCAAAAGAGTTAAACCAGCCTAAAAAGAAGCTCATTCCGTGGAGACATCAAAGGCTTGG gAAGGTGAATTCTGAATATAGAGCAAAATTTCTGAGCCCAGCTCAGTATTTATATAAAGCTGGGGCTTGGACACGTGTGAAGGAAAACATACCAAATCAG GGTTCTGTAAATGCCATGTGGTATGCGGAG GTTAAAGAACTCCGAGAGATGGCTGAATTTTATAGGAAACGACTACAGGGAACACATTTTTCTCGGGACCATCTGAACCAGATTCTGTCTGATAACAACCGCTGTTGGGATGTCTCCTCAACCACGAGCTCAGAAGGAACCATTAGTAGTAACATTAGAGCATTAGATCTTGCTGG AGATCCTATAAGCCATAAGACTTTGCAGAAATGTCCTTCTacaaaactagaagaaaaaagaCCTGTCTTGGAAGAACAGCCCCAGAAAAATACCATGGAGGAATTGGGTGTGTCAGGTGCTCCCACCATACCTGTTAGAAGGCGTCTGGCTTGGGATGCAGAGAACACCAATGAAGACATACAGAAACCGCGGAGAAAGgaacaggaggaaagggaaagggacaAGCAGGTTTATATGGGAGAGTTAGACAAGTTGGAAGTACATGAAAAATCTAAGGCAGACAAGAAAGAAGAAGG GTCAGATTCTTCTTCTGTATCCTCAGTAAAAGGAGGCAGGCTTCCTACTCCTAAACTGAGAGAACTTGGTGGAATCCAAAGGACTCATCATGATCTTACCACTCCAGCTGTTG GTGGTGCTGTTTTGGTGTCTCCTAAAGTGAAGCCTCCAGCTCCGGAACAGAGGAAAAGAATGCCCTCTCAAGATGTCTTAGAAACTTCGAAGGGTGATTTTAAGaag aaagaagGTCGTGCAGTAGCCCTCCTGACTTCTCCAGCTGCTGGTATAAAAACACTTGATCCCCTGCCTTTGAGAGAAGATTCTGATATCAATATCTCCAGATTTGCTGAGGCAAATCCAGGTTCAAAAAGTCCAGAACATCCAGCAAACACACCGGGGCAGTCTCCTTCTCCACCCTCTGCTCCATCCTACTGGCATCCCTCTCGTCGGATTCAGGGCTCTCTGAAAGACCCAGAATTTCAGCATAATG tgggaaaagcaaagaagaacAATTTCCAGTTACCTCAGCATGAAGGCTTTCATGATGAAG ATGTGGACAGATTATCTGAGATTTCGGCTCGCTCTGCAGCTTCAAGTCTCCAGGCTTTTCAAACTCTGGCACGAGctcagaaaaggaaggagaatttCTGGGGCAAAACATAA
- the MDM1 gene encoding nuclear protein MDM1 isoform X4, with product MPVRFKGLSEYQRNFLWKKSYLSESCNSSVGRRYPWAGLRSDQLGNQGKCRTKIQNKDISPLLILVCSA from the exons ATGCCGGTGCGCTTCAAG GGGCTGAGTGAATACCAGAGGAACTTTCTGTGGAAAAAGTCCTATTTGTCAGAGTCCTGTAATTCCTCAGTGGGGCGAAGGTACCCATGGGCTGGACTTAGATCAGATCAATTAG GAAATCAAGGCAAATGTAGAACCAAGATCCAGAATAAGGACATCTCACCCCTTCTCATCTTGGTCTGCTCTGCATAA